A portion of the Candidatus Binatia bacterium genome contains these proteins:
- a CDS encoding TVP38/TMEM64 family protein, with product MKQKSTTEKNRCMRIWLAVAVLALLLGMTAAWKWSPLADQIDIRKITAWAVSIRKDPARHAIIPAAYLIASLLSFPVTILILATAIVFGPIVGSAYSFAGCLLGAAATYAVGYFMGKDFVQRIAGRKWRRVEEKIGQSGIMAVAAIRLLPVAPFTIVNIVSGAFKVPILHYLLGSMLGLAPGILVINFFAHQFARAVRNPGVGSYAFLGVGVAITVAGVVWMRRKLAKSHS from the coding sequence GTGAAGCAGAAAAGCACAACCGAAAAAAACCGGTGCATGCGGATTTGGCTGGCGGTCGCGGTGTTGGCGCTGCTTCTGGGGATGACGGCGGCGTGGAAGTGGAGTCCGCTGGCCGACCAGATCGACATCCGCAAAATTACCGCCTGGGCCGTTTCGATCAGAAAGGATCCGGCGCGGCACGCGATCATTCCTGCCGCCTATCTTATCGCCAGCCTGTTATCGTTTCCCGTCACGATCTTGATTCTCGCCACGGCGATCGTCTTCGGCCCTATTGTCGGGTCCGCTTATTCCTTCGCCGGCTGTCTCTTGGGCGCGGCGGCGACGTACGCCGTCGGTTATTTCATGGGCAAGGACTTTGTTCAGCGAATCGCCGGCCGTAAGTGGCGGCGCGTGGAGGAAAAAATCGGCCAGAGCGGCATCATGGCGGTGGCGGCGATCCGGCTTCTTCCCGTAGCGCCTTTCACGATCGTCAATATCGTCTCCGGCGCCTTCAAGGTCCCGATTCTACACTACTTGCTCGGGTCGATGTTGGGTCTTGCGCCGGGTATCCTTGTGATTAATTTCTTCGCCCACCAGTTCGCGAGGGCCGTCAGGAATCCCGGCGTCGGAAGTTATGCTTTCCTCGGCGTGGGGGTCGCGATCACTGTGGCTGGCGTCGTATGGATGCGCCGGAAACTGGCGAAAAGTCATTCATAG
- a CDS encoding HDOD domain-containing protein produces MESSAATPNAMTGQQNIRKYFREVMEKYKLPPLPIVASKVLSMIEDPDLSIREICRVLSDDPALAARVLAISRSVYYAQRTPPKSLQGAIQVVGLRALRYILIAAATQGLFMANNNVSARLWSHSLAVALACRILSERVNYPDGEQAFLTGLLHDIGEMILFHGDQIGFERIVGEAQKSGASLVEKEKEVYAFDHAFIGLTLLDSWNIDSEIGDAVLKHHESGGEAGKLAGILEMADYLSFRADLGFFSAPPLPAPELMRAFGCDDDESLAATVKKVRAAFDAENALFQSV; encoded by the coding sequence GTGGAATCATCAGCGGCAACGCCAAATGCGATGACCGGGCAGCAAAACATCCGGAAATACTTCCGCGAGGTGATGGAGAAGTACAAACTTCCGCCTCTGCCGATCGTCGCCAGTAAGGTCCTCAGCATGATCGAGGACCCGGACCTGAGCATCCGCGAGATTTGCCGCGTGCTGTCCGACGATCCGGCGCTGGCGGCCCGCGTGTTGGCTATTTCGCGCTCGGTTTATTACGCCCAGCGCACGCCGCCGAAAAGCTTGCAGGGCGCCATCCAGGTGGTCGGGCTGCGCGCCTTGCGTTACATCCTGATCGCCGCCGCGACCCAGGGTCTGTTTATGGCCAACAATAATGTCTCGGCCAGGCTGTGGTCCCACTCTTTGGCGGTGGCGTTGGCATGCCGCATACTGTCGGAGCGCGTGAATTATCCGGACGGCGAGCAGGCATTCCTCACCGGCCTGCTGCACGACATCGGCGAGATGATCCTTTTTCACGGCGACCAGATTGGATTCGAGCGGATCGTCGGCGAGGCGCAAAAAAGCGGGGCGTCGCTGGTGGAAAAGGAAAAGGAAGTCTACGCGTTCGACCACGCTTTCATCGGGCTCACGTTGTTGGACTCCTGGAACATCGATTCGGAAATCGGCGACGCGGTTCTCAAACACCACGAGAGCGGAGGCGAAGCCGGGAAACTTGCCGGGATTCTTGAGATGGCGGATTATCTTTCATTCCGCGCCGACCTCGGCTTTTTTTCCGCTCCCCCGCTTCCCGCGCCGGAGCTGATGCGCGCTTTCGGCTGCGACGACGACGAGTCTTTGGCGGCCACCGTAAAAAAGGTGCGCGCGGCATTCGACGCCGAGAACGCTTTGTTCCAATCGGTGTAA
- a CDS encoding ABC transporter substrate-binding protein, whose amino-acid sequence MQPKIRSNVAKFCRPSGSGWALALVLLVPALAFGAAAPGQVKIGTASITASTLSLWLAQDQGIFKKHGLEAQIIVIRGGPTLVASMVSGDTPYAFTTGVSFLGAAAQGTEVKMLTSISEKVSWKLMASRQIKTPQDLRGKRIGVSSIVGTTWLNSMLALEQLGLEPKRDNIVFLQTGDPVTMGHALESGRIDAAVLDPVTSRGLSSKGFPLLVDLLKANVAFPGLGLGVTRPYLEKNSATAEKVVTALVEGLAFVLQPANKTVVLKSLMKNMKMNDQAAAEEGYQDQIATLNRKPYPSLEGLRNAQRLMAQQNPKIGTLKVEDIADSRFIKKLDESGFIDKLYATPGR is encoded by the coding sequence ATGCAACCGAAGATTCGATCAAACGTCGCGAAGTTTTGCCGCCCCAGCGGGTCGGGATGGGCGCTCGCCTTGGTTCTTCTTGTCCCTGCGCTCGCGTTCGGAGCGGCTGCGCCCGGACAAGTCAAGATCGGCACCGCGTCGATCACCGCCAGCACGCTCAGTCTCTGGCTCGCGCAGGACCAGGGAATCTTCAAGAAGCACGGCCTGGAAGCGCAAATCATTGTGATCCGCGGCGGGCCGACCTTGGTCGCGAGCATGGTATCGGGCGACACGCCTTACGCCTTTACCACCGGCGTGTCCTTTTTGGGCGCCGCCGCCCAGGGCACCGAGGTCAAAATGCTCACCTCCATATCCGAAAAGGTGAGCTGGAAGCTGATGGCGTCCCGGCAAATCAAGACGCCGCAGGATTTGCGCGGCAAGCGCATCGGCGTTTCCAGCATCGTCGGCACGACCTGGCTCAACTCGATGCTGGCACTGGAGCAGCTCGGCCTCGAACCCAAGCGGGACAACATCGTCTTTCTCCAGACGGGCGATCCCGTCACCATGGGGCACGCCTTGGAAAGCGGCAGGATCGACGCGGCGGTGCTCGACCCGGTGACGAGCCGCGGCCTCAGCAGCAAGGGATTTCCGCTGCTGGTGGATCTATTGAAGGCCAACGTGGCTTTTCCGGGCCTGGGCTTGGGCGTGACGCGGCCCTATCTCGAAAAAAATTCCGCGACCGCGGAGAAGGTCGTCACCGCGCTCGTGGAAGGTCTCGCGTTCGTCCTTCAGCCGGCGAATAAGACGGTCGTGCTCAAGAGTCTGATGAAGAATATGAAGATGAACGATCAGGCGGCGGCGGAAGAGGGCTACCAGGATCAAATCGCCACGCTCAACCGCAAGCCTTATCCGTCCCTAGAGGGCTTGCGCAACGCGCAAAGGCTGATGGCGCAGCAAAATCCCAAGATCGGCACTTTGAAAGTGGAAGACATCGCCGATTCCCGCTTCATCAAAAAGCTCGACGAGAGCGGCTTCATCGACAAGCTGTACGCGACGCCGGGCCGATAA
- a CDS encoding nitrile hydratase: protein MPRGHHDIGGTMRDAGPINRAEHQLEDWEIVADAVNQALGARGIKRTDELRRAREQMDSELYRSLSYYERWIASMESILIEKRILTQEEIDRKVAEIEKKWGEP from the coding sequence ATGCCGAGAGGCCATCATGACATCGGCGGCACGATGCGCGACGCGGGGCCGATCAACCGCGCCGAACATCAGCTCGAGGATTGGGAGATCGTGGCCGACGCGGTCAACCAGGCGCTCGGCGCGAGAGGCATCAAACGCACCGACGAGCTCAGGCGCGCGCGCGAACAGATGGACTCCGAGTTGTACCGGTCGCTCAGCTACTACGAGCGCTGGATCGCGAGCATGGAGAGCATTCTGATCGAGAAGAGAATACTCACGCAGGAGGAGATCGACCGAAAGGTCGCCGAGATCGAAAAAAAGTGGGGCGAGCCGTGA
- a CDS encoding amidohydrolase family protein yields MIIDCHSHLVPKSWYHPKSPPAIFNIPGLLEEQDKAGVNLTVFGNNWIRTPQGHDSFDIVKEFNEFAAETTAKYSDRLLGLASSVPFGDERMLKETERAIRDYKLKGIMVGSSVEGEYLDSPRAVPFFELVTELDVPIFVHPPRVTIGAEKMEIFRLPEMLGRPFDTTLSLARFILTGGLEKFPKLKLVCAHMGGALPMLPGRLGFGYELRRDTSFGPWEPDVLTKPPADYIKQLFLDTVSLHTPAVLCSVETVGVDHVVFGSDFPPVPIALKRSVEVVEELSLPEADKQKILGGNAARLLALGT; encoded by the coding sequence ATGATCATCGATTGCCATTCTCATCTGGTGCCGAAGAGCTGGTACCATCCGAAATCGCCGCCGGCGATTTTTAATATCCCGGGATTATTGGAGGAGCAGGATAAGGCGGGAGTCAACCTCACCGTTTTCGGCAACAACTGGATCCGCACGCCTCAGGGACACGATTCGTTCGACATCGTAAAAGAGTTCAACGAGTTCGCCGCCGAGACGACGGCGAAATATTCCGATCGCCTTCTCGGCCTGGCCTCGTCGGTGCCGTTCGGCGACGAGCGCATGCTGAAAGAAACCGAGCGCGCGATCAGAGATTACAAATTGAAAGGCATCATGGTCGGCTCCAGCGTGGAAGGCGAGTACCTCGATTCGCCGCGCGCCGTGCCGTTCTTCGAGCTGGTGACGGAATTGGACGTGCCGATCTTCGTCCATCCGCCGCGCGTGACGATTGGCGCCGAGAAGATGGAAATCTTCCGTCTGCCGGAAATGCTTGGGCGGCCGTTCGACACCACGCTGTCTCTCGCCCGCTTCATCCTGACCGGGGGCCTGGAGAAATTTCCCAAGCTGAAACTCGTCTGCGCCCACATGGGCGGCGCGCTGCCGATGCTGCCGGGCCGGCTCGGCTTCGGTTATGAGCTGCGCAGGGACACGAGCTTCGGCCCCTGGGAGCCGGATGTTCTGACCAAACCGCCTGCGGATTATATCAAACAACTCTTCCTCGATACCGTAAGCCTGCACACGCCCGCGGTCCTCTGCTCCGTCGAGACCGTCGGCGTCGATCACGTCGTCTTCGGCAGCGACTTCCCGCCGGTGCCGATCGCCCTCAAGAGATCCGTAGAAGTCGTCGAGGAGTTATCGCTTCCCGAAGCGGACAAACAGAAAATCCTCGGCGGCAACGCGGCGCGGCTGCTCGCCCTCGGCACCTAA
- a CDS encoding response regulator, with protein MNQKTVLLIDDEQGLLEALEDALTHEGHRVLKASTGEEALAIFAREHIDLATVDVMMPPGPSLEAETSSQRTGLYLCRQIVNLYPKVDLFCLSVVNDPDLIREIQFLGVRFLRKGETPLRKVLDMIRSRLTGVAFSTERARNKGG; from the coding sequence GTGAACCAAAAAACAGTTCTACTTATCGACGATGAACAAGGCCTGCTGGAAGCTCTAGAAGACGCGCTTACTCACGAAGGGCATCGGGTCCTTAAGGCCTCAACGGGCGAAGAGGCCTTAGCGATTTTTGCCCGAGAGCACATCGACCTCGCCACCGTTGATGTTATGATGCCACCCGGCCCCTCGCTCGAAGCTGAAACGTCTAGTCAACGAACCGGTCTCTATTTGTGCCGACAAATCGTTAATTTGTATCCAAAAGTCGACCTGTTTTGTCTGAGCGTGGTAAACGATCCCGACCTGATTAGAGAAATTCAATTTTTGGGTGTTCGTTTTCTGCGCAAGGGCGAAACGCCCCTTCGCAAGGTCCTAGATATGATCAGATCGCGCCTCACCGGAGTTGCTTTCTCGACCGAGCGTGCCAGGAACAAGGGGGGATAA
- a CDS encoding HAMP domain-containing sensor histidine kinase, giving the protein MSSGNNRDRDIVALQKENARLQGELNRVNQERIEYLQNVSHQLVAPLNAIKWHIENLTAGRISVERAKKVLRSIYSQSTLAVHLTKNFALMSNLDADHALTALREPLQPVNLHQLLVNLADDFQPSGWDKGLNISVKDDTLKKAPEVLAMKPLISQAFSNIIENAVKYSDRNSDITINGSHTTAENTVTVTITNRGIPLKKDEVEKIFDRGYRTSEAKNLYPAGTGFGLYIAKRIVEIHEGKMIAYPDQMGRAVFRVVLSVRGLEGKARQREPKNSSTYRR; this is encoded by the coding sequence ATGTCCTCCGGTAACAACCGTGATAGGGATATTGTAGCTTTACAGAAAGAAAATGCTCGTCTGCAGGGTGAACTCAATCGGGTGAACCAGGAGAGAATCGAGTATCTACAGAATGTCTCGCATCAGCTTGTTGCGCCCTTGAATGCGATTAAGTGGCATATTGAGAACCTCACTGCCGGTCGGATTAGTGTAGAACGTGCCAAAAAGGTCCTCCGGTCCATTTATTCACAGTCAACCCTCGCTGTACACTTGACGAAAAATTTTGCTCTCATGTCGAACCTTGACGCCGACCATGCTCTCACGGCGCTGAGAGAACCGCTACAGCCCGTGAACCTCCATCAACTTCTTGTTAACTTGGCAGACGATTTTCAGCCTTCAGGTTGGGACAAGGGGCTTAACATATCAGTCAAAGACGACACCCTGAAGAAGGCCCCAGAGGTGCTCGCGATGAAGCCATTGATAAGTCAAGCATTCAGCAACATCATCGAAAATGCCGTTAAGTACTCAGATCGGAATTCCGACATAACGATCAACGGCTCCCACACCACAGCGGAGAATACGGTGACGGTCACGATCACGAATCGGGGAATTCCGCTCAAGAAAGACGAGGTCGAGAAGATCTTCGACCGTGGCTACCGGACAAGCGAAGCCAAAAATCTTTATCCGGCCGGGACGGGATTTGGCTTATACATTGCAAAACGTATCGTCGAGATTCATGAGGGAAAGATGATTGCGTATCCGGATCAGATGGGGAGAGCCGTATTTCGGGTGGTCCTATCCGTACGAGGACTCGAGGGAAAGGCCAGGCAGCGTGAACCAAAAAACAGTTCTACTTATCGACGATGA
- a CDS encoding TIR domain-containing protein has translation MARITIIDDDFSIEILAENLRYFGHDVSRIASAKDALNALDSIVSSDLLVLDIIMERPPDMPGGDVSGGRTTGMSIFERIRQKRSDLPILAYSATSDRDVINALGNDRYTRFLSKWSTPSLKEIIAEIENILGLDHFNPLPRPFIVHGHDEATKLAVKNYLQNTLNLPEPIVLHEQPNLGRTLIEKFEYYAAQSQLAFVLLTPDDRVAPANTTDDEKRRARQNVILELGFFLGSLGRSSGRVFLLYKGPLELPSDLSGVIYVDITNGIDAAGEEIRKELQHVLR, from the coding sequence ATGGCTCGCATCACAATCATTGATGACGACTTCTCAATAGAAATTCTCGCCGAGAATCTTCGCTATTTTGGGCACGATGTTAGCCGCATAGCCTCAGCTAAAGACGCTCTGAATGCTCTCGACTCGATCGTATCCTCTGATCTTCTGGTGCTAGACATTATCATGGAGCGCCCGCCCGATATGCCTGGTGGTGACGTGAGTGGAGGAAGGACCACCGGCATGAGCATTTTTGAGCGTATCCGCCAGAAACGTTCGGATCTTCCAATATTAGCCTACTCTGCCACATCGGATCGTGACGTGATCAACGCCCTAGGAAACGACCGATACACACGATTCCTTTCAAAGTGGTCCACCCCCAGCCTTAAAGAAATTATTGCCGAGATAGAAAATATCCTCGGCTTGGATCATTTTAACCCCCTGCCAAGACCCTTTATTGTTCACGGCCACGACGAGGCAACAAAGTTGGCGGTAAAAAACTACCTCCAAAATACTCTCAATTTGCCTGAGCCCATTGTTCTGCACGAACAACCAAACCTCGGGCGTACCCTTATCGAGAAGTTCGAATACTATGCGGCCCAATCTCAACTCGCCTTCGTTCTTTTAACACCCGATGACCGGGTGGCTCCTGCTAATACCACGGACGACGAAAAGCGACGGGCTCGCCAGAATGTTATTCTGGAACTTGGGTTTTTCCTGGGTTCTCTAGGCCGCTCATCGGGCCGAGTGTTTCTTCTGTATAAGGGACCACTCGAACTTCCGAGTGATCTGAGTGGAGTTATTTACGTGGACATAACTAACGGAATCGATGCCGCCGGCGAAGAAATTCGCAAGGAGCTCCAACATGTCCTCCGGTAA
- a CDS encoding alpha/beta hydrolase, with amino-acid sequence MSYVEEISRLLTDHLAGWTLVTLSTLLAVGVLIWIFKAFVLQISPRLGLWIILWIIRGLAYLTWKMRGLGLGFDLEFGKTASQLDLDLQYLTTVTAPAMADYKPELGYTPIHVLYATDRAAADDLQDFYTSARGDLSFGLATVSIPRRHRPGHLERPSLLRFQIREDPQKHISIIDVAEMTSDQWLSVLRHSLPNDETRSILLFVHGYNVAFSEAVRRTAQLAYDLAFAGIPVLYSWPSSGTIKGYTADEATIDWTACNLEKVLQLIASSGLDEINAVAHSMGNRALTTAISRFAERNEPIHFNQMVLAAPDIDAKLFLDYLAPRLVELSRRCSLYASSGDQALALSQTVHAFPRAGEGEPNLVLAGGIDTIDASPVDMDLLGHGYFAENKQVIDDLFMLIRHGLSPDDRNLHRRNKGGVAYWLFP; translated from the coding sequence ATGAGTTACGTAGAGGAAATTTCCAGGCTTCTCACCGATCACCTCGCAGGGTGGACCCTAGTGACTCTCAGCACCTTGCTCGCCGTTGGCGTGCTCATATGGATCTTCAAGGCATTCGTTTTACAGATCAGCCCGAGATTAGGTTTGTGGATCATTTTGTGGATCATCAGGGGATTAGCTTACCTTACTTGGAAGATGCGGGGATTAGGGTTGGGGTTTGATTTGGAGTTTGGTAAAACGGCATCACAACTGGATCTCGACTTGCAGTACCTCACCACAGTAACTGCTCCCGCGATGGCCGACTATAAGCCGGAACTCGGGTACACTCCTATTCATGTCCTGTATGCCACCGACCGAGCCGCCGCTGACGACTTACAAGATTTCTACACCTCTGCGCGCGGCGACCTTAGTTTTGGACTTGCAACAGTTAGCATTCCGCGACGTCACCGACCCGGTCATCTCGAGCGCCCTAGTTTACTCCGCTTCCAGATCCGAGAAGACCCGCAGAAGCATATCTCAATAATCGATGTTGCTGAAATGACGTCCGATCAGTGGCTATCGGTTCTGCGTCACTCGCTTCCAAACGATGAGACGCGCTCCATCCTGCTTTTTGTCCATGGATACAATGTCGCCTTCAGCGAGGCAGTGAGACGTACTGCGCAGCTCGCTTATGATCTTGCTTTCGCGGGTATCCCTGTGCTCTATAGCTGGCCGTCATCCGGCACCATTAAGGGCTACACGGCTGATGAGGCTACCATCGATTGGACGGCCTGTAATCTTGAGAAGGTTCTTCAACTAATCGCGAGTTCCGGACTAGACGAGATCAACGCTGTAGCACACAGCATGGGAAACCGTGCCCTCACAACCGCCATTAGCCGGTTCGCCGAACGAAACGAACCAATACATTTCAATCAAATGGTACTCGCTGCCCCAGACATTGATGCAAAGCTCTTCTTGGATTACCTTGCTCCTCGTCTCGTAGAGTTGTCACGGCGTTGCAGCCTTTATGCCTCATCTGGAGACCAAGCCCTTGCCCTCTCCCAAACAGTCCATGCATTTCCTCGCGCTGGCGAGGGCGAGCCTAATCTCGTCCTCGCAGGCGGGATCGACACCATCGATGCATCGCCCGTTGACATGGACCTACTCGGTCATGGTTACTTCGCCGAGAACAAGCAAGTGATCGACGATCTCTTTATGCTCATTCGTCATGGGCTGTCGCCAGACGACCGTAACCTGCACAGGCGAAATAAAGGCGGTGTCGCATATTGGTTATTCCCGTAG
- a CDS encoding adenine deaminase C-terminal domain-containing protein, whose translation MARSKVEIERLMRGALGEIKADLIVTGGKLVNVYSGEILDGMEIAVLDGRICHVGPSAAHARGENTEIIDARGLYVAPGFIDAHTHIGHFCRPYEYLQAYLLHGTTALVASCDEQATVFGFKGVKLFLDEVETHPLRVYTVLSMVAPQDPLLCSTKTLTQAEVAEGLDDPRVIGLGEIVSWLRLLQGDEELLARIEMAHARGKIIHGHTAGARDQKLSAIAAAGISSCHEPINEQDVLQRLRSGYWTMLREGSFRRDLEGTLKTVVSRGLSTQRLILVTDGMSPDDVLTDGHMDFVVRRAIELGLSPLQAIQAVTLNPATYSGLEQEIGGIAPGRHADLVFLEENLSDVRVHSTMVGGKVLAKKGESLVRGAPIAWPEETIHCLRIGSKVSAASFQIRCPSPRAKIRVMELIGQTITAEKILEVAAPRGVLEADPSRDLLKVAVFERHKPTGGVAHGFLKGFGAPGGAVGMTTNLDENTLLVAGGNDEDMALCAQVLLEAGGGIAVVDRGEVLEKIEFPVGGIFSFAPWREMGEKLERINRCLRERGAPFAKPIYALSFLTFVTLPALRITARGLISAKDRKIVPLFVES comes from the coding sequence ATGGCGCGGTCCAAAGTAGAGATCGAGCGGCTCATGCGCGGCGCGCTGGGGGAGATCAAGGCGGATCTGATCGTCACCGGCGGGAAGCTCGTCAATGTTTATTCCGGAGAAATATTAGACGGGATGGAGATCGCCGTGCTCGACGGCAGAATCTGCCACGTCGGACCGAGCGCGGCGCACGCGCGCGGGGAAAATACCGAAATCATCGACGCGCGCGGGCTCTACGTCGCTCCGGGTTTTATCGACGCGCACACGCACATCGGCCATTTTTGCCGGCCGTATGAGTACCTCCAAGCCTATCTTCTCCATGGAACCACGGCCCTGGTCGCCTCGTGCGACGAGCAGGCGACGGTCTTCGGCTTCAAGGGCGTGAAGCTTTTTCTCGACGAAGTGGAGACGCACCCGCTCCGCGTCTACACTGTCCTCTCCATGGTCGCGCCCCAGGATCCGCTTCTATGCAGCACGAAAACTCTGACGCAAGCCGAAGTCGCCGAAGGGCTGGACGATCCGCGCGTCATTGGATTAGGCGAGATCGTCTCCTGGCTTCGGCTGCTCCAAGGGGACGAGGAGCTTCTGGCGAGAATCGAGATGGCGCACGCGCGGGGAAAGATCATCCACGGCCACACCGCCGGCGCGCGCGACCAAAAACTTTCCGCCATCGCCGCGGCGGGCATTTCTTCGTGTCACGAGCCGATCAACGAGCAAGACGTTCTGCAAAGACTCCGCTCCGGCTACTGGACCATGCTGCGCGAAGGCTCCTTCCGCCGCGACCTGGAAGGCACGTTGAAAACGGTCGTTTCCCGCGGCCTGAGCACACAGCGCCTCATTCTCGTCACCGACGGAATGTCTCCTGACGATGTTCTTACGGACGGCCACATGGATTTTGTCGTTCGCCGCGCGATCGAACTTGGCCTCTCTCCATTGCAGGCGATTCAAGCCGTGACATTGAATCCGGCGACCTATTCGGGCCTGGAGCAGGAGATCGGCGGCATCGCTCCCGGCCGCCATGCCGATCTCGTTTTTCTCGAAGAAAATTTGAGCGACGTGCGCGTCCACTCGACGATGGTCGGTGGGAAAGTGCTCGCGAAAAAAGGCGAGTCTCTGGTTCGCGGCGCGCCGATCGCGTGGCCGGAAGAGACGATTCACTGCTTGCGCATCGGGTCGAAGGTGTCGGCGGCATCGTTTCAAATCCGCTGCCCTTCGCCGCGCGCGAAGATTCGCGTTATGGAACTGATAGGCCAGACGATCACCGCCGAAAAGATTCTTGAAGTCGCCGCGCCGCGAGGCGTTCTCGAAGCCGATCCGAGCCGCGATTTGCTTAAAGTCGCCGTGTTCGAGCGCCACAAGCCGACGGGCGGAGTGGCTCACGGATTTCTCAAAGGCTTCGGCGCTCCCGGCGGCGCCGTCGGCATGACGACGAATCTCGACGAAAACACGCTGCTCGTCGCCGGCGGCAACGACGAGGACATGGCGCTTTGCGCCCAAGTGCTGCTCGAAGCCGGCGGGGGAATCGCCGTCGTCGATCGCGGCGAAGTCCTGGAAAAAATCGAGTTTCCGGTGGGAGGGATTTTTTCGTTCGCGCCGTGGCGCGAGATGGGAGAAAAGCTCGAACGCATCAATCGTTGCTTGCGCG